Proteins co-encoded in one Hyalangium ruber genomic window:
- a CDS encoding vWA domain-containing protein: MKKKAAKNSSLSTIATVTVLVVVGVVAIITLFGDNFRKLFGASASALAGNDEVASAPSPQLLQKKTMRSFGSNDAYEGSPPAAAAPAPAPALAVAPAEPVTAGNTHVAERPNPFTLTSEDTLSTFAVDVDTASYALFRRNVNEGALPPRESVRVEEWVNYFKYRLPTPEKGDFHVDLEGAPSPFTSGRQLIKVGLQGRKIGKSQRKPTHLVFLADTSGSMGQPDKLPLAQRAMKLMVDGLNEQDTVALVTYAGSVRDVLPPTPASERTKLFAAIDALTSGGGTAMGDGMQIAYQHAAKNAGPDKVARVVVLTDGDTNIGRNQSADAILESVRGYVQEGVTLSTIGFGMGNYRDDLMERLANKGNGNCYYIDSEKEARRVFQEQLAGTLEVIAKDVKVQVEFDKVAVRGYRLLGYENRAIADQDFRNDKVDAGEIGAGHSVTALYEVELTGEGSKVATVRVRAKTPSGSEAAEQSFAFPREQLHGKLADASSDMRFATAVAGTADILRGAPQASDWSLSVAEELAQGAIDGMEDREEFVSLLRRVREAKLENVSSGRTTYNRGY, translated from the coding sequence ATGAAGAAGAAAGCAGCCAAGAACTCATCGCTGTCCACAATCGCCACCGTCACCGTGTTGGTGGTGGTGGGCGTGGTGGCGATCATCACCCTGTTCGGTGACAACTTCCGCAAGCTCTTCGGCGCGAGCGCGTCCGCCCTCGCGGGAAATGACGAGGTGGCGTCGGCGCCCTCTCCCCAGCTCCTGCAGAAGAAGACGATGCGCAGCTTCGGGTCGAACGATGCGTACGAAGGGTCGCCGCCAGCCGCCGCCGCGCCCGCGCCTGCGCCTGCGCTCGCCGTTGCCCCCGCCGAGCCCGTCACCGCTGGCAACACCCACGTCGCCGAGCGCCCCAACCCCTTCACCCTCACCTCGGAGGACACCCTGTCCACCTTCGCGGTGGACGTGGACACCGCCTCCTATGCCCTCTTCCGCCGCAACGTGAACGAGGGCGCGCTGCCTCCCCGCGAGTCGGTGCGCGTGGAGGAGTGGGTGAACTACTTCAAGTACCGCCTGCCCACACCCGAGAAGGGGGACTTCCACGTGGACCTCGAGGGCGCGCCCTCCCCGTTCACCTCGGGCCGGCAGCTGATCAAGGTGGGCCTGCAGGGCCGCAAGATTGGCAAGAGCCAGCGCAAGCCCACGCACCTGGTCTTCCTGGCGGACACCAGCGGCTCCATGGGGCAGCCGGACAAGCTGCCGCTCGCCCAGCGCGCGATGAAGCTGATGGTGGACGGGCTGAACGAGCAGGACACGGTGGCGCTCGTCACCTACGCGGGCAGCGTGCGGGACGTGCTGCCGCCCACGCCGGCCTCCGAGCGGACCAAGCTCTTCGCGGCGATCGACGCGCTGACGTCGGGCGGCGGCACCGCCATGGGGGATGGCATGCAGATCGCCTACCAGCACGCGGCGAAGAACGCCGGGCCTGACAAGGTCGCGCGCGTGGTCGTCCTCACGGATGGCGACACCAACATCGGGCGCAACCAGAGCGCGGACGCCATCCTGGAGAGCGTGCGCGGCTACGTGCAGGAGGGCGTGACGCTGTCCACCATCGGCTTCGGCATGGGCAACTACCGCGATGACCTGATGGAGCGGCTGGCCAACAAGGGCAACGGCAACTGCTACTACATCGACAGCGAGAAGGAGGCCCGCCGCGTGTTCCAGGAGCAGCTCGCGGGCACGCTGGAGGTGATCGCCAAGGACGTGAAGGTGCAGGTGGAGTTCGACAAGGTGGCGGTGCGCGGCTACCGGCTGCTGGGGTACGAGAACCGGGCCATCGCGGACCAGGACTTCCGCAACGACAAGGTGGACGCGGGCGAGATTGGGGCCGGGCACTCGGTGACGGCGCTGTACGAGGTGGAGCTGACGGGCGAGGGCTCGAAGGTGGCCACGGTGCGCGTGCGAGCCAAGACGCCGAGCGGCAGCGAGGCGGCCGAGCAGAGCTTCGCGTTCCCGCGCGAGCAGCTGCACGGCAAGCTGGCGGATGCGTCGTCGGACATGCGCTTCGCCACGGCGGTGGCGGGCACGGCGGACATCCTCCGGGGCGCGCCGCAGGCCAGCGACTGGAGCCTCTCGGTCGCCGAGGAGCTGGCGCAGGGCGCCATCGACGGCATGGAGGACCGCGAGGAGTTCGTCTCGCTGCTGCGCCGCGTGCGTGAGGCGAAGCTGGAGAACGTCTCCTCGGGGCGGACGACGTACAACCGGGGGTACTGA
- a CDS encoding amidase, with product MDAFASLDATAQADLVRRKEVKPLELVDAAIARIERLNPQLNAVITHWFDEARELARGPLPQGPFTGVPFLIKDLISAYAGKRLASGSRFFADLVVPHDSELTQRYKRAGLVILGKTNLPEFGILPTTEPQLFGPTRNPWNREHTTGGSSGGAAAAVASGMVPFAHGGDGGGSIRIPASCCGLFGFKPTRGRMPMGPDVGDVMHGLVIEHALTRSVRDSAALLDATDGADVGAPYAAPHKARPWAQEAATAPGKLRIAYTTRTNTGTPVHPECLQAIEDAVKLLTELGHTVVDTSLEVPEEEMLAQTFMTIWSSGAVLAIDKMAALTGRTPTPEHFEPLTWALYEMGRGHNISTYLLAYDALQRYARAFASKFTDVDVWLLPTLAEPPVPLGTFDAPPDEPMMPLFRAAAFTPFTPLANLTGNPAMSVPFHWTPEGLPVGIQFVGRFGDEATLFRLAAQLEAARPWAQRRPPLFG from the coding sequence ATGGACGCCTTCGCCTCCCTGGACGCCACTGCCCAGGCGGACCTGGTCCGCCGTAAGGAAGTCAAACCCCTGGAGCTCGTGGACGCGGCCATTGCCCGCATCGAGCGCCTCAACCCCCAGCTCAACGCCGTCATCACCCACTGGTTCGACGAGGCCCGCGAGCTGGCCCGAGGCCCCCTGCCCCAGGGCCCCTTCACCGGCGTGCCCTTCCTCATCAAGGACCTCATCTCCGCCTACGCGGGCAAGCGCCTGGCCTCGGGCTCGCGCTTCTTCGCCGACCTCGTGGTGCCCCACGACAGCGAGCTGACCCAGCGCTACAAGCGCGCCGGCCTCGTCATCCTCGGCAAGACGAACCTGCCCGAGTTCGGCATCCTCCCCACCACCGAGCCCCAGCTCTTCGGCCCCACGCGCAACCCGTGGAACCGTGAGCACACCACCGGCGGCTCCAGCGGCGGCGCCGCGGCGGCCGTGGCCAGCGGCATGGTGCCCTTCGCCCATGGCGGCGATGGCGGCGGCTCCATCCGCATCCCCGCCTCGTGCTGCGGCCTGTTCGGCTTCAAGCCCACCCGCGGCCGCATGCCCATGGGGCCGGACGTGGGCGACGTCATGCACGGCCTCGTCATCGAGCACGCCCTCACCCGCTCGGTGCGCGACAGCGCCGCCCTGCTGGATGCCACCGACGGCGCCGACGTGGGCGCTCCCTACGCGGCCCCGCACAAGGCCCGCCCCTGGGCCCAGGAGGCCGCCACCGCCCCAGGCAAGCTGCGCATCGCCTACACCACGCGCACCAACACCGGCACCCCCGTCCACCCCGAGTGCCTCCAGGCCATCGAGGACGCCGTGAAGCTCCTCACGGAGCTGGGCCACACCGTGGTGGACACCAGCCTCGAGGTCCCCGAGGAGGAGATGCTGGCGCAGACCTTCATGACCATCTGGTCCAGCGGCGCGGTGCTCGCCATCGACAAGATGGCGGCCCTCACCGGGCGCACCCCCACCCCGGAGCACTTCGAGCCGCTGACGTGGGCCCTCTACGAGATGGGCCGGGGCCACAACATCTCCACCTACCTGCTGGCCTATGACGCACTGCAACGTTACGCCCGCGCCTTCGCCTCCAAGTTCACCGACGTGGACGTCTGGCTGCTGCCCACGCTCGCCGAGCCGCCCGTGCCGCTGGGCACCTTCGACGCCCCGCCGGACGAGCCCATGATGCCCCTGTTCCGGGCCGCCGCCTTCACCCCCTTCACCCCGCTGGCCAACCTCACCGGTAACCCGGCCATGTCCGTGCCCTTCCATTGGACTCCCGAGGGCCTGCCGGTAGGAATCCAGTTCGTCGGCCGCTTCGGGGACGAGGCCACCCTCTTCCGGCTGGCTGCCCAGTTGGAGGCCGCTCGTCCCTGGGCCCAGCGCCGTCCGCCGCTTTTCGGATGA
- a CDS encoding EamA family transporter, translating to MPFTPGAVLLTLSASLSYGSFDAVRKKLANTLQPLPLTALLGLGQALFFAVWTLSSGATLPLPGYLPQAAASITFSLVGNLLFMRALQVSPLSLTIPFLSFSPVFTALFSGALLGEFPRSIQALGIAWVVLGAFLLNLAKEDLASPTHFLRGVTRERGCLLMLGAALVWALGSIFDKRALVYASVPLHALVQSLGIALAILFLLLLRRDVGSLGNVRHCRGLYAVAIVVASLAQGLQLLALPLVVVSLYEAIKRCIGMTLAVINGALFFGEPVTPRKLLSIALMGTGVVFILA from the coding sequence ATGCCCTTTACCCCTGGAGCGGTCCTCCTCACCCTCAGCGCCTCCCTCAGCTACGGCTCTTTTGACGCCGTGCGCAAGAAGCTGGCCAACACCCTGCAACCCCTGCCGCTCACCGCCCTCCTGGGGCTGGGCCAGGCCCTCTTCTTCGCCGTGTGGACGCTCTCCTCCGGGGCCACCCTCCCTCTGCCGGGCTACCTCCCCCAGGCGGCGGCCTCCATCACCTTCTCCCTGGTGGGCAACCTGCTCTTCATGCGCGCCCTCCAGGTGTCGCCCCTGAGCCTCACCATCCCCTTCCTCTCCTTCAGCCCCGTCTTCACCGCTCTCTTCTCCGGTGCCCTGCTCGGAGAGTTTCCCCGGTCCATCCAGGCCCTGGGCATCGCCTGGGTGGTGCTCGGCGCCTTCCTGCTCAACCTCGCCAAGGAGGACCTCGCCAGCCCCACGCACTTCCTGCGCGGCGTCACCCGGGAGCGCGGGTGCCTGCTGATGCTGGGCGCCGCCCTGGTCTGGGCGCTCGGCTCCATCTTCGACAAGCGCGCCCTCGTCTACGCCTCGGTCCCCCTGCACGCGCTCGTGCAGTCGCTGGGCATCGCCCTGGCCATCCTCTTCCTGCTGCTCCTGCGCCGGGATGTGGGCTCGCTGGGCAACGTGCGCCACTGCCGCGGCCTGTACGCCGTGGCCATCGTCGTCGCCTCGCTCGCCCAGGGACTCCAGCTCCTGGCCCTGCCGCTCGTCGTGGTGAGCCTCTACGAGGCCATCAAGCGCTGCATCGGCATGACCCTGGCCGTCATCAACGGCGCCCTGTTCTTCGGCGAGCCGGTCACCCCTCGCAAGCTCCTGTCCATCGCCCTGATGGGCACCGGAGTGGTGTTCATCCTCGCCTGA
- a CDS encoding 6-phosphofructokinase, protein MKVAVLTGGGDCPGLNAVIRAVVRRASEHGFEMMGLRDGWKGLLEDNHFRLTRETTSGILHRGGTILGTSRVNPFKVEGGLEKVKRSMERNGIHAVIAIGGEGTLSAASRMSQEGLRIVGVPKTIDNDLNATDFTFGFDTAVTIATDAIDRLHSTAESHKRVIVCEVMGRHVGWIATYAGIAGGADVILVPEIPADLGNVAEHIQRRHASGRSFSIVVVAEGTRVKVAPDQSEQLITSGALDEAGRPRLGGVGSIVAHEIERRTGFETRVSVLGHIQRGGVPTAHDRVLATRYGIHACDMVARGEFGKMAALRGNDIVSVDLSLATKELKRVPEEFFKIAQVFFG, encoded by the coding sequence ATGAAAGTCGCCGTTCTCACCGGCGGGGGCGATTGCCCCGGCCTCAATGCGGTCATCCGCGCCGTGGTTCGCCGTGCCAGTGAGCACGGCTTCGAGATGATGGGCCTGCGCGACGGCTGGAAGGGCCTCCTGGAGGACAACCACTTCCGCCTCACCCGGGAGACCACCTCCGGCATCCTCCACCGCGGTGGCACCATCCTGGGCACCTCGCGCGTCAACCCCTTCAAGGTCGAGGGCGGCCTGGAGAAGGTGAAGCGCTCGATGGAGCGCAACGGCATCCACGCCGTCATCGCCATCGGCGGCGAGGGCACCCTGTCGGCCGCCTCGCGCATGTCCCAGGAAGGGCTGCGCATCGTCGGCGTGCCGAAGACGATCGACAACGACCTGAACGCCACCGACTTCACCTTCGGCTTCGACACGGCCGTCACCATCGCCACCGACGCCATCGACCGGCTGCACTCCACCGCCGAGTCGCACAAGCGCGTCATCGTCTGCGAGGTGATGGGGCGGCACGTGGGGTGGATCGCCACCTACGCGGGCATCGCCGGTGGCGCGGACGTCATCCTCGTGCCGGAGATCCCCGCGGACCTGGGCAATGTGGCCGAGCACATCCAGCGCCGGCACGCCTCGGGGCGCTCCTTCTCCATCGTGGTGGTGGCCGAGGGAACGCGCGTGAAGGTGGCGCCGGACCAGAGCGAGCAGCTCATCACCTCGGGCGCGCTGGACGAGGCCGGCCGGCCCCGCCTGGGCGGCGTGGGCAGCATCGTGGCGCATGAGATCGAGCGGCGCACGGGCTTCGAGACGCGCGTGTCGGTGCTGGGCCACATCCAGCGCGGCGGCGTGCCCACGGCGCATGACCGGGTGCTGGCCACGCGCTACGGCATCCACGCGTGCGACATGGTGGCGCGCGGCGAGTTCGGGAAGATGGCGGCGCTGCGGGGCAACGACATCGTCAGCGTGGACCTGTCGCTGGCCACCAAGGAGCTCAAGCGCGTGCCCGAGGAGTTCTTCAAGATCGCCCAGGTGTTCTTCGGCTAG
- a CDS encoding sugar ABC transporter substrate-binding protein, producing MHFLRLLWVLALPLSLMACSDSHKPSVQGVVAPVEAPRAKPDEAPAAKRVALVMKTLTNPFFIEMEKGARRAQKALGIELLVKTASQETSIEQQIQIVEELVRMKVDAIVISPGDSLRLVPALKTAREAGISIVNIDNRLDPEAMRKQGLGEVPFISVDNEKAAYESARFVAQSVKKPVQAAILEGIRSADNARQRKAGAERAFAENPLIRVVASETANWKIDEGHDVTRKLFATHPEISLLFCANDMMALGALKYLQESGRSGVKVAAYDALEEAQEAVKAGRLAATVDQQAAEQGYQGVLAAIRLLQGEAVPGVVLVETRLVTADSLK from the coding sequence GTGCACTTCCTGCGACTCCTATGGGTGCTGGCCCTGCCCTTGAGCCTGATGGCGTGCAGTGACTCCCACAAACCCTCCGTTCAAGGTGTGGTTGCCCCCGTGGAGGCCCCCCGCGCCAAACCGGACGAGGCGCCCGCCGCCAAGCGGGTCGCACTGGTGATGAAGACCCTCACCAACCCCTTCTTCATCGAGATGGAGAAGGGAGCCCGGCGCGCGCAGAAGGCGCTGGGCATCGAGCTGCTCGTCAAGACGGCCTCCCAGGAGACCTCGATCGAGCAGCAGATCCAAATCGTCGAGGAGCTGGTCCGGATGAAGGTCGATGCCATCGTCATCTCCCCGGGTGACTCCTTGCGCCTGGTACCCGCGCTCAAGACCGCGCGCGAGGCGGGCATTTCCATCGTCAACATCGACAACCGGCTGGACCCCGAGGCCATGCGCAAGCAGGGGCTGGGCGAGGTCCCCTTCATCAGCGTGGACAACGAGAAGGCCGCGTACGAGTCGGCCCGCTTCGTCGCCCAGTCCGTCAAGAAGCCCGTCCAGGCCGCCATCCTCGAGGGCATCCGCAGCGCGGACAACGCCCGCCAGCGCAAGGCCGGGGCCGAGCGCGCCTTCGCGGAGAACCCCCTCATCCGCGTCGTCGCCTCGGAGACGGCGAACTGGAAGATCGACGAGGGCCATGACGTGACCCGCAAGCTCTTCGCCACCCACCCGGAGATCAGCCTGCTGTTCTGCGCCAACGACATGATGGCCCTGGGCGCCCTCAAGTACCTTCAGGAGTCGGGCCGCTCGGGGGTGAAGGTCGCCGCCTATGACGCCCTCGAGGAGGCCCAGGAGGCCGTCAAGGCGGGGAGGCTGGCGGCTACCGTCGATCAACAGGCCGCCGAACAGGGCTACCAGGGTGTCCTCGCCGCCATTCGCCTGCTCCAGGGAGAGGCCGTCCCCGGAGTCGTGCTCGTCGAGACGCGCCTCGTGACCGCCGACAGCCTGAAATAG
- a CDS encoding ammonia-forming cytochrome c nitrite reductase subunit c552 — MLLVGVGVVSALAAGAAVALALNISERKQEGRNPFFRVVELTDDTVDPEVWGKNFPLQYDGYKRTVDQVRTRYGGSEAVPRTPTQADPRSVTAQSRLEEDPRLKSMWAGYAFSKDFREERGHAHMLSDQTFTERQQVTQQPGTCLNCHASMYTTYKKLGEGDIIKGFEKVNAMPYFEARKRVEHPVACIDCHDSQTLQLRVTRPAFMEGMARLKKAQGVANYDVNTQATRQEMRSYVCGQCHDEYYFQGKEKRLTYPWDKGLKIENILAYYEENGHKDWTHAETGAPVLKAQHPEFELWNQGIHARSGVACADCHMPYQRVGAQKISDHHVRSPLLNIQRACQTCHHFPEEELRARVETIQERTFNLRNQAMDALVGLIDDVKAARTAGRTDAELAPVHALQRRAQFMLDFIEAENSMGFHAPQEAARILAESANLSRQGQILLRDPKFQPRIPGQSPPSAGDAHPVPAQPKAP, encoded by the coding sequence ATGCTGCTGGTGGGCGTGGGGGTGGTGTCCGCGCTGGCCGCCGGGGCGGCGGTGGCGCTGGCCCTCAACATCTCCGAGCGCAAGCAGGAGGGGCGTAACCCCTTCTTCCGGGTGGTGGAGTTGACCGACGACACCGTGGACCCGGAGGTGTGGGGCAAGAACTTCCCGCTGCAGTACGACGGCTACAAGCGCACGGTGGACCAGGTGCGCACGCGCTACGGCGGCAGCGAGGCGGTGCCGCGCACGCCCACGCAGGCGGACCCGCGCTCGGTGACGGCGCAGAGCCGGCTGGAGGAGGACCCCCGGCTGAAGTCGATGTGGGCCGGCTACGCGTTCTCGAAGGACTTCCGGGAGGAGCGTGGCCACGCGCACATGCTGTCGGACCAGACCTTCACCGAGCGCCAGCAGGTGACGCAGCAGCCGGGCACCTGCCTCAACTGCCACGCGTCGATGTACACCACCTACAAGAAGCTGGGAGAGGGCGACATCATCAAGGGCTTCGAGAAGGTGAACGCGATGCCCTACTTCGAGGCGCGCAAGCGGGTGGAGCACCCGGTGGCGTGCATCGACTGCCACGACTCGCAGACGCTGCAGCTTCGGGTGACGCGGCCCGCGTTCATGGAGGGCATGGCGCGGCTGAAGAAGGCGCAGGGTGTCGCGAACTACGACGTGAACACGCAGGCCACGCGGCAGGAGATGCGCAGCTACGTGTGCGGCCAGTGCCACGACGAGTACTACTTCCAGGGCAAGGAGAAGCGCCTGACGTACCCGTGGGACAAGGGGCTGAAGATCGAGAACATCCTGGCCTACTACGAGGAGAACGGGCACAAGGACTGGACGCACGCGGAGACGGGGGCGCCGGTGCTCAAGGCGCAGCACCCGGAGTTCGAGCTGTGGAACCAGGGCATCCACGCGCGCTCGGGCGTGGCGTGCGCCGACTGCCACATGCCGTACCAGCGGGTGGGGGCGCAGAAGATCAGCGACCACCACGTGCGCAGCCCCCTGCTGAACATCCAGCGGGCGTGCCAGACGTGCCACCACTTCCCCGAGGAGGAGCTGCGCGCGCGGGTGGAGACGATCCAGGAGCGCACCTTCAACCTGCGCAACCAGGCGATGGACGCGTTGGTGGGCCTCATCGACGACGTGAAGGCGGCGCGCACGGCGGGCCGGACGGACGCGGAGCTGGCGCCGGTCCACGCGCTGCAGCGGCGGGCGCAGTTCATGCTGGACTTCATCGAGGCGGAGAACTCGATGGGCTTCCACGCGCCGCAGGAGGCCGCGCGAATCCTGGCCGAGTCGGCGAACCTCTCCCGCCAGGGGCAGATCCTCCTGAGGGATCCGAAGTTCCAGCCGCGGATTCCCGGCCAGTCGCCGCCGAGCGCGGGGGATGCGCACCCCGTCCCGGCGCAGCCCAAAGCCCCCTGA
- the xdhC gene encoding xanthine dehydrogenase accessory protein XdhC — MDLYAEIAALVAEGRPFVLATVIESAGSTPQKPGSKMVVLGDGSLRGTVGGGAIEQQIIEAALALLGAPEQTRVIETHLTHELGMCCGGRMKVFLEKHGAPARLTVFGAGHVAKALAALAHRVGFRVTVVDGRAEWATAERFPGCEVLLKDPADHARALEGTAQDYFCVTTHDHPLDQAVVEALLNKPSAYLGVIGSRRKAERFRMRLKAAGAEEAALDRVHSPMGLPIGALTPEEIAVSIVAELVQVRRSSIPRR; from the coding sequence ATGGACCTCTACGCGGAGATCGCCGCCCTCGTCGCCGAGGGCAGGCCGTTCGTCCTCGCCACCGTCATCGAGAGCGCGGGCAGCACGCCGCAGAAGCCCGGCTCGAAGATGGTGGTGCTGGGGGACGGCTCCCTGCGCGGCACGGTGGGCGGCGGCGCCATCGAGCAGCAGATCATCGAGGCCGCGCTCGCGCTGCTGGGCGCGCCGGAGCAGACGCGCGTCATCGAGACGCACCTCACCCATGAGCTGGGCATGTGCTGTGGCGGGCGCATGAAGGTGTTCCTCGAGAAGCACGGAGCGCCCGCGCGGCTCACCGTGTTCGGCGCGGGGCACGTGGCCAAGGCGCTGGCCGCCCTGGCGCACCGCGTGGGCTTCCGCGTCACCGTGGTGGACGGGCGCGCCGAGTGGGCCACCGCCGAGCGCTTCCCGGGCTGCGAGGTGCTTCTGAAGGACCCGGCGGACCATGCCCGGGCGCTCGAAGGTACCGCGCAGGACTACTTCTGCGTCACCACGCACGACCACCCGCTGGACCAGGCCGTGGTGGAGGCGCTGCTGAACAAGCCCTCCGCGTACCTGGGGGTGATTGGCAGCCGGCGCAAGGCGGAGCGCTTCCGCATGCGGCTGAAGGCGGCCGGGGCGGAGGAGGCGGCGCTGGACCGCGTCCACTCGCCCATGGGACTGCCCATTGGCGCGCTCACGCCCGAGGAGATCGCCGTCTCCATCGTCGCGGAGCTCGTCCAGGTGCGCCGCAGCTCGATACCGCGCAGGTGA
- a CDS encoding glucosamine-6-phosphate deaminase yields the protein MNVRVFASEQEAAAACAAHLAAAVRARPELVLGLPTGRSPLNVYRELVVLRARGELDLSRTTTFNLDEFLGLPPEDPSSFRSYMERHLFAQVNLGPERIHFLDGSAPDAEAECVRYDAAIAAAGGLDLLMLGIGPNGHVAFNEPGEGLVSKSHRALLSRETRQALAPLFGDEASRVPMAALTLGMAALLHAKQVLVLAFGASKAAAVTAMVHGPVTPRCPASFLQLHRDVHLWLDPAAASGLRRR from the coding sequence GTGAACGTCCGCGTCTTTGCCTCCGAGCAGGAAGCCGCCGCCGCGTGTGCGGCCCACCTCGCAGCTGCCGTGCGTGCCCGGCCCGAGCTGGTGCTGGGACTGCCCACGGGACGCTCTCCGCTCAATGTGTACCGGGAGCTGGTGGTGCTGCGTGCGCGCGGCGAGCTGGACCTGTCGCGTACCACCACCTTCAACCTGGATGAGTTCCTGGGGCTGCCGCCGGAGGACCCGAGCAGCTTCCGCTCCTATATGGAGCGCCACCTGTTCGCGCAGGTGAACCTGGGGCCCGAGCGCATCCACTTCCTGGATGGGAGCGCGCCGGACGCGGAGGCGGAGTGCGTGCGCTACGACGCGGCGATCGCTGCGGCGGGAGGGCTGGACCTGTTGATGCTGGGCATCGGGCCGAACGGCCATGTCGCCTTCAACGAGCCGGGCGAGGGGCTGGTGTCGAAGAGCCACCGGGCGTTGTTGTCGCGGGAGACGCGGCAGGCCCTGGCGCCGCTGTTCGGGGATGAGGCCTCACGCGTGCCGATGGCGGCGCTGACGCTGGGGATGGCGGCCCTGCTCCATGCGAAGCAGGTGCTCGTGCTGGCGTTCGGGGCGAGCAAGGCGGCGGCGGTGACGGCGATGGTGCATGGCCCCGTCACCCCGCGCTGTCCGGCGTCCTTCCTGCAACTCCACCGGGATGTGCATCTCTGGTTGGACCCGGCCGCCGCCAGCGGCCTGCGGCGCCGCTAG
- the nrfH gene encoding cytochrome c nitrite reductase small subunit, translating to MGIAGFTFIYARGAAYLTDDPAACANCHIMNEQYGGWQKASHHTVAVCNDCHAPKDFLNKYATKALNGWHHSVAFTTGDFPEPIRITPRNRAVTEGQCRYCHQEIVQAIDPAPRVEQASDSAAVSAHAGDASVSCIRCHRSVGHPEE from the coding sequence GTGGGTATTGCGGGCTTCACTTTCATCTATGCCCGGGGCGCCGCCTATCTGACGGATGACCCGGCGGCATGCGCCAACTGTCACATCATGAACGAGCAGTACGGGGGCTGGCAGAAGGCGAGCCACCACACGGTGGCGGTCTGCAACGACTGCCATGCGCCCAAGGACTTCCTGAACAAGTACGCCACCAAGGCGCTCAATGGGTGGCACCACTCGGTGGCCTTCACCACGGGCGACTTCCCCGAGCCCATTCGCATCACCCCCCGCAACCGTGCGGTGACGGAGGGCCAGTGCCGCTACTGCCACCAGGAGATCGTCCAGGCCATCGATCCGGCTCCCCGGGTCGAGCAGGCCTCGGACTCCGCCGCTGTCTCCGCCCACGCGGGCGATGCTTCCGTGTCCTGCATCCGCTGCCACCGCTCGGTGGGTCACCCCGAAGAATGA